In Fimbriimonadales bacterium, a genomic segment contains:
- a CDS encoding DegT/DnrJ/EryC1/StrS family aminotransferase, with amino-acid sequence MEVSFVDLVAQYEELKEEIDSAVLAVLRSGKYSSGEQVSLLEEELAASCGLKYGIAVNSGTDALKISLQALGIKEGDEVITTPFSFGATIEAILQNGARPVFVDIEPKTFNIAVENLESAITKSSKAILPVHLFGQIAEMEEIREIAKKYDLKIVEDAAQAIGSTRNGLPIGSWGDAAALSFYPTKNLGAAGDGGMILTNDEELTKRAKALRVHGMYKQYFYDEVGHTSRLDEIQAAILRVKFKKLGQWNEARRQHALIYDRFFEGTDVTPPYVLPETTYHNYHQYTIRHPRRDALMAYLTEHGVRSAIYYPSPLHLQKAYAHLGYKEGDFPIAEKTCKEVLSLPIHPHLSREQVEYAADVVCHFVAPKAGV; translated from the coding sequence ATGGAAGTTTCGTTCGTAGATTTAGTCGCTCAATACGAGGAATTAAAAGAAGAAATTGATTCCGCAGTCTTAGCGGTTTTAAGAAGCGGCAAATACTCATCGGGTGAGCAAGTTTCACTCTTGGAAGAGGAATTAGCCGCTTCTTGCGGATTGAAATATGGAATTGCAGTCAATAGCGGTACGGATGCTTTGAAGATTTCCTTACAGGCTTTGGGAATCAAAGAGGGAGATGAGGTAATCACCACACCGTTCAGTTTCGGTGCAACGATAGAAGCGATATTGCAAAACGGCGCGAGGCCTGTTTTCGTGGATATCGAGCCGAAAACGTTCAACATAGCGGTTGAAAACCTCGAATCTGCGATTACGAAGAGTAGCAAGGCGATTCTGCCCGTACATTTATTCGGTCAAATTGCCGAGATGGAGGAAATAAGAGAAATTGCGAAAAAGTACGACTTAAAAATCGTAGAAGACGCTGCCCAAGCGATTGGGAGTACGAGAAACGGACTTCCGATAGGCTCATGGGGAGATGCGGCAGCGCTGAGTTTTTATCCTACGAAAAATTTAGGAGCAGCCGGGGATGGAGGGATGATTCTAACGAACGACGAAGAATTGACGAAACGCGCAAAAGCGCTGCGAGTTCATGGGATGTACAAACAATACTTTTATGACGAAGTAGGACATACGAGCCGCTTAGATGAAATTCAAGCAGCAATTCTTAGAGTTAAATTCAAAAAATTGGGTCAGTGGAACGAAGCGAGAAGACAACACGCGCTCATTTATGACCGATTTTTCGAAGGCACCGATGTCACCCCCCCTTATGTTTTGCCGGAAACTACATATCATAACTACCATCAGTACACGATTCGGCATCCGAGAAGAGATGCTTTGATGGCATACCTGACGGAGCATGGAGTTCGTTCTGCCATCTATTATCCTTCTCCTTTGCATCTTCAAAAGGCTTACGCGCATTTAGGTTACAAGGAAGGGGATTTTCCGATAGCAGAGAAGACTTGCAAAGAGGTTCTTTCCTTGCCGATTCATCCCCACCTTTCACGAGAGCAAGTGGAGTATGCGGCAGATGTAGTTTGTCATTTCGTTGCTCCAAAAGCGGGAGTTTGA
- a CDS encoding NDP-sugar synthase → MRGIVIAGGLGTRLRPLTLSRPKPLMPLVNTPLLEYQLTYLKEAGIKEVCFATNYMADAIEKYFGDGSSLGIKLVYALEKEPLDTGGAIRNAYDVFPGDDCVIFNGDTIHAFDISAIIRSHRERNADVTLTLREVRRPHPYGVIKINEEERVLGFYEPTEEQKRMLSNTGEGSDYINAGLYVINADILEMFPSGRCNVEREVFPKLISEGKRIYGNIQNAYWIDIGRPSQYMEAVRAVLNGSVKSPKPFRKYNSAAIDDDVELHPEAKISGFSSIGKGVKIEKGAEIIDSIILEETNIGEGAKVRNSIIGERSCIGAFSRIENSVLGAQTVVPEYSIIGEVP, encoded by the coding sequence ATGCGTGGAATCGTAATTGCAGGTGGTCTCGGAACACGTTTACGACCGCTTACACTCTCTCGTCCAAAGCCGCTCATGCCGCTCGTGAATACACCTTTATTGGAATATCAATTAACCTATCTCAAAGAAGCAGGGATAAAAGAGGTGTGCTTCGCGACCAACTATATGGCAGATGCCATCGAAAAATATTTCGGTGACGGTTCCTCTTTAGGAATAAAATTGGTTTACGCTTTGGAAAAAGAACCGTTGGATACAGGGGGTGCAATTCGAAACGCTTACGACGTTTTTCCAGGTGACGACTGCGTGATTTTCAACGGAGATACGATTCATGCGTTCGATATATCGGCAATTATTCGAAGCCATCGTGAACGAAATGCGGATGTCACTTTGACTTTGAGAGAAGTTAGAAGACCGCATCCCTATGGCGTAATCAAAATCAATGAAGAAGAACGTGTCTTGGGATTCTATGAACCGACGGAAGAACAAAAAAGGATGCTTTCGAACACTGGCGAAGGCTCGGACTACATCAATGCAGGGCTTTATGTCATCAATGCGGATATTTTAGAAATGTTTCCATCCGGCAGATGCAACGTCGAAAGAGAAGTGTTTCCGAAACTCATTTCAGAAGGTAAGCGAATTTATGGAAACATTCAAAATGCGTACTGGATTGACATCGGTCGCCCTTCGCAATATATGGAGGCTGTTCGGGCTGTATTGAACGGTTCTGTAAAAAGCCCTAAGCCTTTTCGGAAATACAATAGCGCGGCTATAGACGATGATGTGGAATTACATCCGGAAGCAAAAATCTCTGGTTTTTCTTCGATTGGAAAAGGAGTCAAAATAGAAAAAGGTGCTGAGATAATTGACTCTATTATTCTCGAAGAAACCAATATCGGAGAAGGTGCGAAGGTGCGGAATTCGATAATCGGAGAGCGCTCGTGCATAGGAGCCTTCAGCAGGATTGAAAATTCTGTATTAGGAGCTCAAACTGTAGTTCCAGAATACAGCATAATCGGAGAAGTCCCGTAA
- a CDS encoding Cof-type HAD-IIB family hydrolase, whose amino-acid sequence MSKNGFAHPIQLLAIDLDFTLLDGNRNIVPENASAIQRLNEAGIKIALASGRIASSMRHFADEMEIEPSLISCNGAYLVAYNGRVLQEHKVKIEYSNEILSFCQKTGVHAHIYADDTIFFAEENEMLYKYMRRVKRGNVRVLDWDALYGIEPLKIIMMISPDEANDIQRELGTRLPADEVQFTLSEPEYLEVLSAKTDKGEALSSLASALGIPQNQTAAIGDYYNDLPMLEWAGHSAAVANAPEEVKKIVDLVVGANDDGGVAAYIDLILASR is encoded by the coding sequence TTGAGTAAAAACGGATTCGCTCACCCCATTCAACTATTGGCGATTGACCTCGATTTTACGTTACTAGACGGAAACAGAAACATCGTTCCGGAAAATGCCTCAGCAATTCAGCGCTTGAACGAAGCGGGAATCAAAATTGCATTGGCGAGCGGAAGAATCGCTTCCAGCATGCGCCATTTCGCCGACGAAATGGAAATCGAACCTTCCTTGATTTCATGCAATGGCGCGTATCTCGTTGCCTACAATGGACGAGTTTTGCAAGAACATAAAGTAAAGATAGAGTATTCCAACGAAATCCTTTCCTTTTGTCAAAAAACCGGTGTTCACGCACATATTTATGCAGACGACACGATTTTCTTCGCAGAGGAAAACGAAATGCTTTACAAATATATGCGAAGGGTCAAACGCGGCAACGTGAGAGTTTTGGATTGGGATGCGCTCTATGGTATTGAACCGCTCAAAATCATCATGATGATTTCACCAGACGAAGCAAACGATATCCAGCGTGAGCTCGGAACTCGGCTTCCTGCGGATGAAGTCCAGTTCACATTGTCCGAACCAGAGTATTTAGAGGTGTTGAGTGCAAAAACCGACAAAGGGGAAGCATTGTCTTCGTTAGCCTCGGCTTTGGGAATTCCTCAAAATCAAACCGCAGCGATAGGCGATTATTACAACGACCTGCCCATGCTCGAATGGGCTGGTCACTCAGCGGCAGTAGCAAATGCACCTGAGGAGGTCAAAAAGATAGTGGATTTGGTCGTCGGTGCCAACGATGATGGTGGTGTAGCCGCTTATATAGACCTAATCCTGGCGTCCCGTTGA
- the acs gene encoding acetate--CoA ligase — MSETIEALLQEGRVFPPPEKFIKHANISDPSIYEKADSDFEKFWESWAEKLDWFEKWHSVLEWKPPYAKWFIGGKINACHNCVDRHLPNRSNKTAIIWEGEPGETRTLTYKDLKAEVSRTANALKELGVRKGEIVCIYMPMVPELAIAMLACARIGAAHSVVFGGFSAEALKERINDAQAVTVITADGGWRRGSIVPLLETVNETVRDCPSVRNILIYRRLNKEVNPIETNCPVFFWDEIVPRQSDECPCEPMESEDLLFTLYTSGSTGKPKGIVHTTGGYLTGTLATFQWIFDYKENDIFWCTADIGWVTGHSYVVYGPLASGATILIYEGSPDTPDKDRFWRIIEKHKVNILYTAPTAIRTFMKWGDKYPERCDLTSLRLLGTVGEPINPEAWVWYWKHIGGGRCPVVDTWWQTETGQILITPLPGITTCKPGSATHPFPGIKAEIYSEQGEPLEGAHGGYLVLTRPWPAMLRGIFNDPDRYISQYWSRFPGVYFTGDGVKRDEDGYLWLLGRVDDVMNVSGHRISTMEVESALVSHPAVAEAAVIGRSHEIKGQAISAFVLLRTNNTAPPDAEISDRDTTSLTDELKEHVAKMIGPIARPEEIFICADLPKTRSGKIMRRLLRDIAEGRALGDTTTLADSAVIASLKDQYEHLEG, encoded by the coding sequence ATGTCAGAAACGATAGAAGCCTTGCTCCAGGAAGGAAGGGTTTTCCCTCCGCCCGAAAAATTCATCAAGCATGCAAATATCAGCGACCCCTCGATTTACGAGAAGGCAGATTCGGATTTCGAAAAGTTCTGGGAGTCTTGGGCAGAAAAACTCGATTGGTTCGAAAAATGGCACTCAGTTCTCGAATGGAAACCGCCATATGCAAAGTGGTTCATCGGCGGGAAAATCAATGCTTGTCACAATTGTGTAGATAGGCACTTACCGAATCGCTCGAACAAAACAGCGATTATTTGGGAAGGAGAACCAGGAGAAACGCGCACTCTCACATACAAGGATTTGAAAGCGGAAGTCTCTCGCACAGCGAATGCTCTCAAGGAGTTAGGAGTTCGTAAAGGAGAGATCGTCTGTATTTACATGCCGATGGTTCCCGAACTTGCGATTGCGATGCTCGCGTGCGCAAGGATCGGAGCCGCGCATAGCGTAGTTTTCGGTGGCTTTTCTGCAGAGGCATTAAAAGAAAGAATTAACGACGCACAAGCAGTAACCGTAATCACTGCTGATGGTGGGTGGCGTCGTGGCTCTATCGTTCCACTACTCGAAACGGTTAACGAAACGGTTCGTGATTGTCCGTCTGTCCGAAATATTCTAATTTATAGAAGGCTGAATAAAGAAGTTAATCCTATCGAAACAAACTGCCCTGTTTTCTTTTGGGATGAAATCGTTCCTCGTCAAAGCGACGAATGTCCTTGCGAACCGATGGAGAGTGAAGATTTGCTATTCACTCTATATACGAGTGGTTCTACCGGTAAGCCCAAAGGCATCGTACACACAACGGGGGGGTATCTCACAGGGACTTTGGCGACTTTCCAATGGATTTTCGATTACAAGGAAAACGACATTTTCTGGTGCACAGCGGACATCGGATGGGTAACCGGTCACAGTTATGTTGTTTACGGACCGCTCGCAAGCGGTGCGACAATTCTCATCTATGAAGGCTCGCCTGACACACCCGATAAAGACCGATTCTGGAGAATCATTGAAAAGCACAAAGTCAATATTTTATATACCGCTCCAACGGCGATACGAACATTTATGAAATGGGGGGATAAATATCCGGAAAGATGCGACCTCACCTCTTTGCGACTTTTAGGAACTGTTGGCGAACCCATCAACCCGGAAGCATGGGTTTGGTATTGGAAACACATCGGGGGGGGAAGATGCCCGGTAGTCGACACATGGTGGCAAACGGAAACAGGACAGATTCTTATCACACCGTTACCTGGGATTACGACATGCAAACCGGGTTCAGCGACGCATCCGTTTCCAGGGATAAAAGCGGAAATCTATTCCGAACAAGGCGAACCTCTCGAAGGTGCACACGGTGGATATTTAGTTCTCACGCGACCCTGGCCAGCGATGCTTCGAGGGATTTTCAACGACCCTGATCGATACATATCACAATACTGGAGCCGATTTCCGGGAGTCTATTTTACGGGTGATGGAGTAAAGCGTGACGAGGATGGATATTTATGGCTGCTCGGACGCGTGGACGACGTAATGAACGTATCCGGACATCGTATCAGCACGATGGAAGTCGAAAGCGCATTGGTTTCTCATCCAGCAGTTGCAGAAGCCGCTGTCATCGGTCGTTCCCATGAAATAAAGGGCCAAGCCATCAGCGCTTTCGTTTTACTGCGGACGAATAACACTGCGCCGCCTGATGCAGAAATCTCTGACCGTGATACGACTTCGCTAACAGATGAACTAAAGGAGCATGTGGCAAAAATGATCGGTCCGATTGCGCGACCAGAGGAAATTTTTATATGTGCTGACCTTCCTAAAACCCGAAGCGGCAAAATCATGCGTAGACTGCTTCGAGACATAGCCGAAGGAAGGGCTCTTGGCGACACCACCACGCTCGCAGACAGCGCCGTTATAGCCTCTCTGAAAGACCAATACGAGCACCTGGAAGGATAG
- a CDS encoding type III pantothenate kinase: MLLAIDVGNTNIVIGHHDGTKWLSFWRLPTKLEMTEDSLGAIYLTLCKEANIPIKPSTVICASVVPPLNIVLEQFAEKYLSSKIVFLSSEILPNMEIRYEPRDAVGADRLANAIAAKAKYPLPAIVVDFGTATTFDAIGPNGEYLGGSIFPGIELSMEALFSKTAKLPRVELRHPGKAIGESTVMSLQSGLVIGYAGAIDTLIRDFKAELGGKAKVIATGGIAKLFASHCKEIEEIDPMLTLEGLRISLDFIGKESK, from the coding sequence TTGCTTTTAGCAATCGACGTCGGCAATACGAATATCGTGATAGGCCATCATGATGGAACGAAATGGCTTTCCTTTTGGCGTTTGCCGACAAAATTAGAAATGACAGAAGATTCGCTCGGAGCGATTTACCTTACACTGTGCAAGGAAGCGAACATCCCTATCAAACCATCGACCGTAATTTGCGCAAGCGTCGTTCCTCCGCTCAATATCGTTTTGGAACAATTTGCAGAAAAATATTTAAGTTCGAAGATCGTTTTTTTATCTTCCGAGATTCTTCCGAATATGGAGATTCGCTACGAGCCTCGCGACGCTGTCGGTGCAGACCGTTTAGCGAATGCAATCGCTGCAAAGGCGAAATATCCGCTTCCTGCGATTGTCGTTGATTTCGGAACGGCAACGACCTTCGATGCAATCGGACCAAATGGCGAGTATCTCGGTGGAAGTATCTTTCCGGGCATCGAACTTTCTATGGAGGCATTGTTTTCGAAGACAGCAAAACTCCCGCGAGTCGAACTGCGTCATCCAGGGAAAGCGATTGGCGAAAGCACTGTCATGAGCCTGCAATCGGGCTTGGTGATAGGTTATGCAGGGGCGATAGATACTTTGATACGAGATTTCAAAGCAGAACTCGGGGGAAAGGCTAAAGTGATTGCAACCGGTGGTATTGCTAAATTATTTGCAAGTCATTGCAAAGAAATCGAAGAAATAGACCCCATGCTTACTTTGGAAGGGCTACGAATATCATTGGATTTTATCGGAAAAGAATCAAAGTGA
- a CDS encoding nucleotide exchange factor GrpE, whose product MEQKEPEPKEPNDNLNEQITSEEENRNVNEEGAATAEHPPVNDLLSRIQQLENELTETRNMLKRAHSDVQNVHRRLVREAQLLREMAAEDIAKRLLPALDNLERTLQAAEFGASLEAIVEGVKIVERQIRDALEEHGVRPILAKGQPFDPRYHEAVASVEGNHEPGIVVEEIEKGYVIGEKVLRPSRVKVSKGQTP is encoded by the coding sequence ATGGAGCAAAAAGAACCCGAGCCTAAAGAGCCTAACGACAACCTCAACGAGCAAATAACGTCCGAGGAAGAAAATAGGAACGTAAACGAAGAAGGCGCGGCCACTGCGGAACATCCGCCGGTCAATGACCTTCTTTCTCGCATCCAGCAACTCGAAAACGAACTCACCGAGACGAGAAACATGCTCAAACGCGCTCACTCGGATGTTCAAAACGTTCATAGGCGTCTTGTGCGGGAAGCTCAACTCCTCAGGGAAATGGCTGCAGAAGACATCGCAAAGCGCCTCCTGCCCGCGCTCGACAACCTCGAAAGAACCCTCCAAGCGGCTGAGTTTGGCGCATCGTTAGAAGCGATTGTCGAAGGCGTCAAAATCGTAGAGAGGCAAATTCGCGACGCTCTCGAAGAGCACGGTGTTAGACCCATACTCGCAAAAGGGCAACCATTCGACCCTCGATATCACGAAGCAGTTGCGAGCGTCGAGGGAAATCATGAACCGGGAATTGTTGTGGAAGAAATCGAAAAGGGCTACGTAATCGGTGAGAAGGTTTTGCGCCCGAGTCGCGTAAAAGTAAGCAAAGGCCAAACTCCGTGA
- the glmM gene encoding phosphoglucosamine mutase, with the protein MSLFGTDGVRGVANVSLTSDLALKLGRATGLWLQKHNGKGIVICRDTRKSGSMLAAALSSGFCSVGIDVATLGIAPTPAASYIVRSNDFDLAAVISASHNPPRDNGIKFFDKNGRKLSEKQEKEVENIFEEVEYFPTENIGVIERKESLLKDYLEWLRGFLKNDSKSLKIVVDAANGGASYLVQELFSKSDMDVRFYGCEPDGENINVNCGATSPETIRRLTVEEGADIGIAFDGDADRCIFCDERGNLINGDRFMGIWAVHQKNKNRLEPPIVVGTVMSNTAFENALKSYNIQFIRTPVGDRNVSQKMEELQAKIGGEQSGHIIFGDFVPTGDGFFTALQMISILQETKLPASKLPPLYDNMPQILVNVRVEDRNWESKPRIVRIVENAKEELSSCGRIVLRASGTQPVIRVMVEAKDINLRDSITKQIVDALISECKGCVASSTDLTNSLGE; encoded by the coding sequence GTGAGTCTATTCGGCACAGATGGTGTGCGGGGGGTCGCTAACGTCAGTCTCACGTCAGATCTGGCTTTGAAATTAGGCAGGGCAACAGGGTTATGGCTGCAGAAACACAACGGGAAAGGAATCGTCATTTGCAGGGATACGAGGAAGAGTGGTTCTATGCTCGCAGCCGCATTGAGTTCCGGATTTTGTTCTGTGGGAATTGACGTTGCGACATTAGGGATAGCACCGACCCCTGCGGCATCGTATATCGTTCGAAGTAACGACTTCGACTTAGCGGCAGTCATTTCGGCAAGCCATAACCCCCCCAGAGATAACGGTATAAAGTTTTTCGATAAAAACGGCAGAAAACTCAGCGAAAAGCAGGAAAAAGAAGTCGAAAATATTTTCGAAGAGGTCGAATACTTCCCTACTGAAAATATCGGAGTTATCGAACGTAAAGAATCTTTGCTGAAAGACTATCTCGAATGGCTTCGAGGTTTTTTGAAGAATGACTCTAAAAGTCTTAAAATCGTAGTTGATGCCGCAAACGGAGGTGCGTCATATTTGGTGCAAGAATTGTTCTCGAAATCGGATATGGACGTTCGCTTCTACGGTTGCGAACCTGATGGTGAAAACATAAATGTGAATTGTGGAGCAACTTCTCCGGAAACTATTCGAAGATTGACTGTCGAAGAAGGAGCAGATATCGGCATCGCTTTCGATGGCGATGCAGACCGATGTATTTTCTGCGATGAACGAGGAAATCTTATCAATGGCGACCGATTTATGGGAATTTGGGCGGTTCATCAAAAAAACAAAAATCGCCTCGAACCACCTATAGTAGTCGGAACAGTCATGAGCAATACCGCTTTCGAAAACGCTCTAAAAAGTTACAACATCCAATTCATCCGAACACCGGTCGGAGACCGCAACGTTTCGCAAAAAATGGAGGAACTTCAAGCCAAAATTGGGGGCGAACAGAGTGGACACATCATCTTCGGGGATTTTGTCCCGACAGGAGATGGATTCTTCACTGCCCTTCAAATGATTTCGATACTCCAAGAGACGAAACTCCCGGCATCGAAACTTCCACCGCTTTATGATAACATGCCTCAAATTCTAGTCAACGTTCGAGTAGAAGACCGAAATTGGGAGTCGAAACCAAGAATTGTTCGGATAGTTGAGAATGCGAAAGAAGAGTTGTCGTCTTGTGGAAGAATCGTTCTGAGAGCAAGCGGCACACAACCCGTAATCCGCGTTATGGTGGAAGCCAAAGACATCAACCTTCGCGATTCGATTACAAAGCAAATCGTAGACGCGCTTATAAGCGAATGCAAAGGGTGCGTTGCGAGTTCGACAGACCTTACGAATTCTTTAGGAGAATAA
- a CDS encoding sulfite exporter TauE/SafE family protein, which produces MVEGILIAMVAAVAGAFGAILGIGGGIILVPILVSFFAVDVEHARSASLASVVVTSMGGSLIYLREGVGDIVRASYLQLPTAIGAVGGAYLGARLDDKIIRLLFGLFIILVSIRLMFAKDSQSNFRPHRGHWALAMLACLGAGLVSAVLGVGGGIVFVPVIILLLAQTPRVAAATSTFLIGLTGAASALIYAKAGQMDYELTLIAATGIFFGAQIGARISKWVSGKMLRKAFAVILLINAYLLISKVILQ; this is translated from the coding sequence ATGGTAGAGGGGATTCTGATTGCGATGGTTGCCGCCGTTGCAGGAGCATTTGGCGCGATTCTCGGAATTGGCGGGGGGATTATATTAGTTCCGATTCTCGTGAGTTTTTTCGCTGTAGACGTAGAGCATGCGCGTTCGGCGAGTCTGGCGTCTGTCGTGGTCACTAGTATGGGTGGTAGTTTGATTTATTTGCGCGAGGGTGTTGGAGATATCGTGAGGGCGAGTTATTTGCAACTTCCTACCGCGATAGGAGCAGTAGGGGGGGCATACTTAGGAGCCAGGTTAGACGATAAAATCATTCGCTTGTTGTTCGGGTTGTTTATTATCCTGGTTTCTATTAGACTTATGTTCGCAAAAGACTCTCAGTCTAATTTTCGTCCGCACAGAGGTCATTGGGCATTGGCAATGCTCGCATGTTTAGGTGCAGGATTAGTGAGCGCAGTGTTGGGTGTAGGAGGTGGCATCGTGTTCGTCCCTGTTATCATATTGCTTCTTGCACAAACCCCTCGCGTTGCTGCTGCGACGAGCACTTTCCTTATCGGCTTGACCGGCGCAGCGAGCGCCCTTATCTATGCGAAAGCCGGGCAAATGGACTACGAGTTGACACTTATTGCCGCGACAGGAATATTTTTCGGAGCGCAGATCGGGGCGAGAATTAGTAAATGGGTATCGGGAAAAATGTTGCGGAAAGCTTTTGCGGTGATACTGCTTATCAATGCGTACCTGCTTATTTCTAAAGTAATACTCCAATGA
- a CDS encoding PQQ-binding-like beta-propeller repeat protein, which translates to MKVILFTLLAFLTGWNSLFAQSSRMWINRYEGHYYDTPVELDLDRKGNCIVFGSSYPVGSFNNSDYLVVKYSALGEEAWTFRYDLTDDDRPQAMEVHNDNSIYLTGTAGTLRLDADGNLLWSKTDHDGYDLSVDAEGNCYVVGGLGSDAMVRKYDSNGVLLWSKTYDGPSGQGDFATHVIALLQGNIYVGGYQNSIHDGETADLMLLKYDQYGDLKWNSSYNGPKNKNDLLRAMTVDTAGNIYIAGWTNVPYYYYGGDIGVIKFDSSGGKIWDKIFNGSSNLDDSPTGIASYGGSGVAVCGTTEGFTSLNDFIVLRYDANGNLLWSFIWDGGGSAFDTATSLQFMGGNLYAAGGGSFSSGVPPDFVIHVFGKVGKHLGFYRHDGPAKNLDVISDIELNKGVYVTGESYGFDTQSDFMTVKFSYLFSDEK; encoded by the coding sequence ATGAAAGTAATTCTATTTACGCTATTGGCATTTCTAACAGGATGGAATTCGCTGTTCGCTCAAAGTTCGCGAATGTGGATCAACCGTTACGAGGGACATTATTACGATACTCCTGTAGAACTCGACCTGGATCGAAAAGGAAATTGCATCGTTTTCGGCTCTTCTTATCCGGTTGGTTCGTTCAATAATTCAGATTATCTCGTCGTCAAATACAGTGCTTTAGGAGAGGAGGCGTGGACCTTTCGTTACGACTTGACGGATGACGATAGACCTCAAGCGATGGAGGTGCATAACGATAACAGTATTTATCTCACGGGTACGGCGGGAACTTTGAGGCTCGATGCTGACGGGAACTTGCTGTGGTCGAAGACAGATCACGATGGTTACGACCTCTCCGTAGATGCAGAAGGGAACTGTTATGTCGTGGGGGGGCTCGGAAGCGATGCCATGGTTCGAAAATACGATTCCAACGGTGTGCTGCTTTGGTCGAAAACCTATGACGGTCCTTCTGGTCAAGGTGATTTTGCTACGCATGTCATTGCGCTCTTACAGGGAAATATCTACGTCGGCGGATATCAAAACTCTATTCACGATGGAGAGACTGCGGATTTGATGCTTTTGAAATACGACCAGTACGGAGACTTGAAATGGAACTCGAGTTATAACGGACCAAAAAATAAAAACGACCTCCTTCGAGCGATGACAGTTGATACTGCCGGCAATATTTACATAGCAGGTTGGACTAACGTCCCTTACTATTACTACGGTGGGGACATAGGTGTAATTAAATTCGACTCGAGTGGAGGAAAAATATGGGATAAGATTTTCAACGGAAGTTCCAATCTCGACGATTCGCCAACAGGGATTGCGTCCTATGGAGGTTCCGGCGTCGCTGTTTGCGGAACGACAGAAGGCTTCACGAGTTTGAACGACTTCATCGTCCTTCGATACGACGCTAACGGAAATCTGCTTTGGAGTTTTATTTGGGATGGCGGTGGCTCTGCGTTCGATACCGCGACTTCCTTGCAGTTTATGGGCGGAAACCTTTATGCGGCGGGTGGAGGTTCTTTTTCGAGTGGAGTACCTCCGGATTTCGTTATTCATGTTTTCGGAAAAGTAGGAAAGCATTTAGGTTTTTATCGTCATGATGGCCCAGCGAAAAATTTAGATGTCATCTCGGATATCGAATTGAATAAAGGGGTTTATGTCACCGGTGAGTCCTACGGTTTCGACACGCAAAGCGATTTTATGACCGTGAAATTTTCTTATCTATTTTCGGATGAAAAATGA
- the pdxS gene encoding pyridoxal 5'-phosphate synthase lyase subunit PdxS, translating to MSQKDGETTKEIATWRVKVGLAEMLKGGVIMDVTSQEQAKIAERAGAVAVMALERVPADIRAYGGVARMSDPKIIKAIQDAVTIPVMAKCRIGHFVEAEILEALGVDYIDESEVLSPADGEHHIEKHRFKVPFVCGARNLGEALRRIGEGAAMIRTKGEAGTGDVIEAVRHMRSIMNEIRIIASKREDELMSVAKELSAPYELVLEVHRIKRLPVPNFSAGGIATPADAALVMRLGAEAVFVGSGIFKSGEPERRAEAIVQAVAHYEDAALIAKVSEDLGEPMIGRAVHELREEELLAGRGW from the coding sequence ATGTCCCAAAAAGATGGCGAAACAACGAAAGAAATAGCCACTTGGCGTGTAAAAGTCGGCTTGGCCGAGATGCTCAAGGGTGGGGTGATTATGGATGTCACCTCTCAAGAGCAGGCGAAAATCGCGGAGCGCGCCGGTGCGGTGGCTGTAATGGCATTGGAACGAGTTCCTGCAGATATCCGCGCCTATGGAGGGGTTGCGCGGATGAGCGATCCGAAAATTATCAAAGCGATTCAAGACGCCGTGACAATTCCTGTAATGGCGAAGTGCAGAATCGGGCATTTCGTAGAAGCGGAAATTTTGGAAGCATTGGGGGTGGACTACATTGACGAAAGCGAGGTGCTTTCCCCTGCCGATGGAGAGCATCATATCGAAAAACATCGCTTCAAGGTTCCTTTCGTATGCGGGGCGAGAAACTTAGGCGAGGCTTTGCGAAGGATAGGCGAGGGCGCTGCTATGATTCGCACAAAGGGGGAAGCAGGAACGGGTGATGTCATCGAGGCAGTGCGTCATATGCGTTCCATCATGAACGAAATCCGCATTATCGCCTCGAAACGCGAAGACGAATTGATGAGCGTCGCGAAAGAATTATCCGCTCCTTACGAACTCGTACTCGAAGTACACCGCATAAAGCGTTTGCCTGTTCCGAATTTTTCTGCCGGTGGCATTGCAACACCTGCGGACGCAGCATTGGTTATGCGCTTGGGAGCTGAAGCGGTGTTCGTCGGTTCAGGAATTTTCAAAAGCGGAGAGCCCGAGCGTCGTGCAGAAGCAATCGTACAAGCAGTAGCGCATTACGAAGACGCAGCGCTTATTGCAAAAGTATCCGAAGATTTAGGAGAGCCTATGATCGGGCGCGCGGTTCACGAACTTCGTGAAGAGGAACTCCTCGCTGGAAGGGGTTGGTAA